Proteins from one Vibrio coralliirubri genomic window:
- a CDS encoding baseplate J/gp47 family protein, with amino-acid sequence MSTQRSLDSLIARAEANLVSETGQNNPATKAIAAAIAGVSYGQYGYQDLLFRQLHPETCSEEWLYLHANRHKAPRLLPTFATGRVQFTELGGTVVIKKGTRLTHANHEYETTKEQYSNVPVDVIALESGVESNLPEGAVLTLSEGLSGIDPNRVLSLGIGGGANIEELEHWRVRVIVAFEKNELIGKASDYKVWAVSAHSDVDFAWALDNTPQRGMVEVYIGARDNDPTLSGEVVNLVQDTFEDNRLAGCHPLAHLPEQVPINIEIQGIEDQVVRDDVVTALENLVKEKMGNIEPKTQKPESITNTEIVLTISTVTNNFIVRSPVGEVAIENNQIHVLGDVTWTPPT; translated from the coding sequence ATGAGTACACAACGAAGCCTAGACAGTCTGATTGCTCGCGCAGAAGCCAATCTGGTATCTGAAACAGGGCAAAACAACCCCGCAACCAAAGCGATAGCCGCTGCCATTGCTGGTGTCAGCTATGGGCAATATGGTTATCAAGATTTGCTCTTCAGACAGCTGCACCCAGAGACTTGCTCTGAAGAGTGGTTATACCTACACGCCAATCGCCATAAAGCCCCTCGACTGCTGCCCACGTTCGCAACGGGCCGAGTACAGTTCACTGAACTTGGTGGCACGGTGGTGATCAAGAAAGGCACCCGTTTAACGCATGCTAATCACGAGTACGAAACCACCAAAGAACAATACAGCAACGTCCCCGTTGACGTCATTGCACTTGAATCTGGCGTGGAGAGTAATCTCCCTGAAGGCGCGGTGCTTACGTTAAGCGAAGGACTAAGCGGTATTGACCCAAATCGTGTGCTTTCACTTGGCATTGGCGGAGGCGCCAATATTGAAGAGTTAGAACATTGGCGGGTACGTGTCATCGTTGCATTTGAAAAGAACGAACTGATTGGCAAAGCGTCGGATTATAAAGTGTGGGCCGTATCGGCTCACTCAGATGTGGATTTTGCTTGGGCGCTTGATAACACCCCACAGCGAGGAATGGTAGAAGTGTATATCGGTGCGCGAGACAACGACCCAACGTTAAGCGGTGAAGTGGTCAACTTGGTACAAGACACATTTGAAGACAATCGACTCGCAGGTTGTCACCCATTGGCTCACCTACCAGAGCAAGTGCCAATCAATATCGAGATCCAAGGTATTGAAGACCAAGTGGTGCGAGACGATGTGGTTACTGCACTCGAAAACTTAGTGAAAGAAAAAATGGGCAACATCGAGCCGAAAACTCAGAAGCCTGAATCCATCACCAATACCGAAATTGTTTTAACTATCTCTACCGTGACCAACAACTTTATTGTCCGCTCTCCGGTGGGAGAAGTCGCCATTGAGAACAATCAGATACACGTATTAGGAGACGTAACGTGGACACCACCGACTTAA
- a CDS encoding lysozyme: MSIKTKAIQTVVCSVASVLAIVFTIDSELTTSEHGLSHVANEEGCRLKPYQCSADVWTAGLGHTSGVTPQIVLTEQQAAEYFVEDISAAEQVVNKHITQTANQGEYDMMVSFVFNLGAGNFTRSTLLKKFNQGDHQGACNEYPRWVFVNGKDCRLKQSNCAGIPKRRTKEQHVCLNGW, encoded by the coding sequence ATGAGCATAAAAACCAAAGCAATACAGACTGTGGTGTGCTCTGTTGCCTCCGTTCTTGCCATTGTTTTTACCATTGATTCAGAGCTTACTACCAGTGAACACGGCCTCAGCCATGTCGCGAATGAAGAAGGTTGTAGACTCAAACCCTACCAATGCAGTGCCGATGTGTGGACTGCGGGGCTTGGTCATACAAGCGGTGTTACACCACAGATAGTGTTAACCGAGCAACAAGCAGCTGAGTATTTTGTTGAAGATATCTCAGCTGCCGAACAAGTGGTAAACAAACACATTACCCAAACCGCTAACCAGGGCGAATACGACATGATGGTGAGCTTTGTCTTTAATCTTGGCGCCGGCAATTTCACACGCTCTACCTTACTGAAGAAGTTTAACCAAGGTGATCATCAAGGCGCTTGTAACGAGTACCCAAGATGGGTGTTTGTGAATGGCAAAGACTGCCGACTCAAGCAAAGCAACTGTGCCGGTATTCCTAAACGCCGAACCAAAGAACAACATGTTTGTTTGAATGGGTGGTGA
- a CDS encoding IS5 family transposase gives MPKPRYKTTNWKQYNRSLINRGSLTFWIDEEAISGWAQSKQNKRGRPRRFSDLAITTALMVKRVFSMPLRALQGFIDSIFRLAHVPLSCPHYTCISRRAKQVEVSFKTKTRGAIQHLAIDATGLKVYGEGEWKVKKHGTDGKRRVWRKLHIAVDTNTHEIIAAELSLSTVTDGEVLPNLLKQTRRSILEVSGDGAYDTRACHAAIKIKGAIALIPPREGAAFWERGHPRNFAVGCQKLYDSNKYWKERYGYHKRSLSETAMYRVKQLLGGKLSLRNYNAQVGETYAMIKALNKLTGLGMPETCRID, from the coding sequence ATGCCTAAGCCTCGTTATAAAACAACCAACTGGAAGCAATACAACCGATCACTCATTAACCGTGGTTCTCTGACTTTTTGGATTGATGAAGAAGCAATAAGCGGATGGGCGCAAAGCAAACAGAATAAGCGCGGTAGGCCGCGTCGGTTCAGTGATTTAGCTATCACGACAGCACTCATGGTCAAACGAGTTTTTTCTATGCCATTGAGAGCGCTGCAAGGATTTATCGACTCGATATTTAGGTTAGCCCATGTACCGTTAAGTTGTCCGCATTACACCTGCATCAGTCGTAGAGCCAAGCAAGTTGAGGTTTCATTTAAGACTAAAACGAGAGGAGCGATACAGCACCTAGCCATTGATGCTACTGGCCTTAAGGTTTATGGCGAAGGTGAATGGAAAGTCAAAAAACATGGGACGGATGGCAAGCGTAGAGTCTGGCGAAAGCTGCATATTGCAGTCGATACCAACACTCATGAGATCATTGCCGCCGAGCTAAGTTTATCGACGGTTACAGATGGAGAAGTACTCCCGAACTTACTGAAACAAACACGCCGAAGTATCCTTGAGGTGTCTGGTGATGGCGCTTACGACACGAGAGCGTGTCACGCTGCTATTAAGATTAAGGGAGCTATTGCGCTTATTCCCCCAAGAGAAGGGGCTGCCTTCTGGGAGCGTGGTCACCCTCGAAATTTCGCCGTGGGTTGCCAGAAATTATACGACTCAAATAAGTATTGGAAAGAGCGGTATGGATACCACAAACGTTCACTCTCAGAAACAGCGATGTATCGAGTTAAACAGTTGCTAGGAGGGAAACTGAGCTTAAGAAATTACAATGCCCAGGTGGGTGAAACTTACGCGATGATAAAAGCGTTGAACAAGCTTACTGGGTTAGGTATGCCTGAAACTTGTCGTATTGACTAA
- a CDS encoding KAP family NTPase, with protein sequence MKDINNVSKQVESLLLEKAFPSVVLLDGKWGAGKTYFIKNNLEQDLAELCNRNELRFEYLSLYGIADKNEFKNLILSVAFSNNEKSSGIIESVTGGLGGLAKAFGDKGATSGILNSISGIVKQELYNKANNLLLVLDDIERVEEGVAKNILAECLHLVERDSSNIMVILVSNGEKISLNDDIEKVISNKVHFSLSIDEIVKIARRPFDESHNFNNIDFHSIVSGCISKYNFYNLRIIKRTIFQFEKIYNFAVLRKNEHFDIVLGEIFEKILCINIAHYERGIAAHEVIDALESNDRKGDLLGVYLYPRDKELVDYCYNMNSNVKELVENLKMPSKKHKLASFVYSDNRTSLPEDEFIESILLLENTLKTGVTDNFSLNDWLVSASLYLELVEGDYIDCNLNSLTVDAKKYNYETLDLLSKETNVDFELLVFECRLGSSIIKNKELKLLLDEVREKHESKNKNESLNENIKEFLDSWSNVRDNVIDGLRRHKDLEYTVETMVLGLEKWSNPDVCSFSEFILQYYRGKAENVLRLPELIPDIDLHSEVEEFKRKVNPFITKLELMINSNDMSKLKLQNIKSLQTKLESIVNETALLRN encoded by the coding sequence ATGAAAGATATTAACAATGTAAGTAAGCAGGTTGAATCACTTTTATTAGAAAAAGCATTCCCCTCCGTTGTTCTTTTAGATGGCAAATGGGGGGCAGGGAAGACATATTTTATAAAAAACAATCTCGAACAAGACTTGGCTGAGCTGTGTAACCGAAATGAACTTAGGTTTGAGTACCTGTCTTTGTACGGAATCGCAGATAAAAATGAATTTAAAAATTTAATACTCTCTGTAGCGTTTTCTAATAATGAAAAGTCATCAGGAATTATAGAGTCAGTTACAGGGGGACTTGGGGGGTTAGCAAAAGCATTTGGGGATAAAGGTGCGACAAGTGGTATCCTTAATAGTATTTCAGGTATTGTCAAGCAGGAGTTGTATAATAAGGCAAACAATTTACTTTTAGTTTTAGATGATATTGAAAGAGTTGAAGAGGGTGTTGCTAAAAACATCCTAGCTGAGTGTTTGCACTTAGTGGAAAGAGATTCTAGTAACATCATGGTTATACTTGTTTCTAATGGCGAAAAAATTTCGTTGAATGATGATATTGAAAAAGTAATATCAAATAAAGTTCATTTTTCTTTATCAATTGATGAAATTGTTAAGATAGCAAGACGTCCTTTTGATGAGTCTCATAATTTCAATAATATAGATTTTCATTCTATTGTGAGCGGTTGCATATCAAAATATAACTTTTACAACCTTAGAATTATAAAGAGAACGATTTTTCAATTTGAAAAAATATACAATTTTGCAGTTTTAAGAAAAAATGAACATTTTGATATTGTACTCGGTGAAATTTTTGAGAAAATTTTATGTATAAACATAGCTCATTATGAGCGAGGTATCGCTGCACATGAAGTTATTGATGCTTTAGAGAGTAATGATAGAAAGGGTGATTTGCTCGGAGTTTATTTATATCCAAGAGATAAGGAATTGGTTGATTATTGTTATAATATGAATAGTAACGTAAAGGAGCTTGTTGAAAACCTTAAAATGCCTAGTAAAAAACACAAACTCGCCTCGTTTGTATATAGTGATAATCGCACATCTCTTCCTGAAGATGAGTTCATAGAGTCCATCCTACTTTTGGAAAATACCTTGAAAACTGGGGTAACAGACAATTTTTCATTGAATGATTGGTTGGTTTCAGCAAGTTTATATTTGGAGTTGGTTGAAGGTGATTATATTGATTGTAATTTGAACTCCTTAACAGTCGATGCTAAAAAATATAATTATGAAACTTTGGATTTATTAAGTAAAGAAACTAATGTCGATTTTGAATTGTTAGTTTTTGAATGTAGGTTAGGTAGCTCGATTATAAAAAATAAGGAGTTAAAATTATTGCTTGATGAAGTAAGAGAAAAACATGAAAGTAAAAATAAAAATGAATCGCTCAATGAGAACATCAAAGAGTTTTTGGATTCGTGGTCCAATGTTCGTGACAATGTTATTGATGGTTTAAGACGTCATAAAGATTTAGAATATACGGTAGAGACGATGGTTTTAGGTCTAGAAAAATGGTCTAACCCCGATGTTTGCTCCTTCTCTGAATTTATCCTGCAATACTATAGAGGGAAGGCTGAAAATGTTCTCAGACTACCAGAGTTAATTCCTGATATAGATCTTCACAGTGAAGTAGAAGAATTTAAAAGAAAGGTAAATCCGTTCATTACTAAGTTGGAATTAATGATTAATAGTAATGATATGTCGAAGTTGAAATTACAGAATATTAAGAGTCTACAAACTAAATTAGAATCAATAGTAAATGAAACGGCTTTGTTGCGTAATTAA
- a CDS encoding phage portal protein, whose translation MIEIEFSNPVSVMNSDILSYLEVALVDGLYEPPIALDTLAKALRTNPMHSSAIEFKRNTLMHAIALSGLLSRQDAKRFIQDYLTFGNAYLQVIRGYGGLGEPIKLKHIPALYMRRREDLGWTYKPRAYDDDGRIDYKKDQVFHLGDYDVAQELYGLPSHISSLTSIWLNDDATLFRRQYYRNGNHAGYLLYMNEPTMTEKQEKAIKKQLQAQEGMAFKNLFVNAKGKDTKAPELKPIGQVEAKDSYKEVKNQTMNEVLSVHRVPIELMSIRRESITSLDLNKVDWLFHKNELLPLIDMMQELNDFVGSEIIAVKTYKLQPSFFL comes from the coding sequence GTGATAGAGATTGAATTTTCTAACCCCGTGAGCGTGATGAACAGCGACATTCTGAGCTATTTAGAAGTGGCGTTGGTTGATGGTTTATACGAACCACCGATTGCACTCGATACCTTAGCCAAGGCACTGCGCACGAACCCGATGCATTCGAGTGCGATTGAGTTTAAGCGCAATACGTTAATGCATGCCATTGCGCTGAGTGGATTGCTTTCACGCCAAGATGCAAAGCGCTTTATTCAAGACTACTTAACCTTTGGCAATGCCTACTTACAGGTCATTCGAGGCTATGGAGGGTTGGGTGAGCCTATTAAGCTCAAACACATACCTGCTTTGTATATGCGTAGACGTGAAGACTTAGGTTGGACGTATAAGCCTAGAGCTTACGATGATGATGGGCGCATCGACTACAAGAAAGACCAAGTGTTCCATTTGGGCGATTACGATGTAGCGCAAGAGCTGTATGGTTTGCCGAGTCACATTAGCTCTTTGACCTCTATCTGGTTGAACGATGATGCCACCTTGTTTCGTCGTCAGTACTACCGTAACGGTAACCATGCAGGTTACTTGCTGTATATGAATGAGCCAACCATGACAGAGAAACAAGAGAAGGCGATCAAGAAGCAGTTGCAGGCTCAAGAAGGCATGGCATTCAAAAACTTGTTTGTGAATGCCAAAGGTAAAGACACCAAAGCCCCAGAGCTCAAGCCAATTGGTCAAGTGGAAGCAAAAGACTCTTACAAAGAAGTGAAGAATCAGACCATGAACGAGGTGCTTTCGGTTCACCGTGTGCCAATCGAGTTGATGAGCATTCGACGCGAGAGTATTACGTCACTCGATTTGAACAAGGTCGATTGGCTATTCCACAAGAACGAACTGCTGCCACTGATTGATATGATGCAAGAATTGAATGATTTTGTGGGGAGTGAAATTATCGCGGTGAAAACCTATAAATTACAACCATCATTCTTTCTTTGA
- a CDS encoding terminase large subunit domain-containing protein, which translates to MENNVVSEPLYTADQTKALGLFLRQRKPAEIAESVSVATRTVQKWITQFDWKTLRDDAPVELMMRQRIAYLMWVDQKLESQERELKMLLEQQFKRDEAEQRRNRPAGRSDGENKRGRKPNKTKNDVSHITKEMLDEYREKTFFEYQKDIHGHKQNDEINEVRFYLKSRQIGLTFYFAFEAFEDAVLTGDNQVFISASKKQSYIFKNYIRKFALEIGDVDLKGKDDIELSNGANLGFMSTNVATSQGFNGHMYWDEVFWIPGFADLDNYAGGMSMQSQFRTTYISTPSTMAHEAYPKWQGKKEHGIDISHKALKAGALGVDFIFRQMITVDDAIKKGATFFNMDKLKRKYPVKEIFDNLLRCKFLDDSASFFSLKALLACKADSSLWKDVDHEKAKPVGNAEVLVGYDPRGGGTGESSDDAGLVVALKPRRKGGVFRFIERVRLKGSSYEQQADTIRGITEKYNVVYMAMDTSGVGSATAELVRKFYPALVELDYSPEVKRLMAYKSREIINSGRLQFEAEWDDLVHSFLMIRQQTTKVSNQITFVSNRSKIGSHADLAWASMHVMRWEPIDINNDTNTSVEFF; encoded by the coding sequence ATGGAAAATAATGTTGTTAGCGAACCGCTCTATACCGCCGACCAAACGAAAGCTTTGGGATTGTTTTTACGCCAACGTAAGCCTGCTGAAATTGCAGAATCGGTTAGTGTGGCCACTCGCACGGTTCAAAAATGGATAACTCAGTTTGATTGGAAAACGCTGAGGGATGACGCGCCCGTCGAATTAATGATGAGACAGCGCATTGCTTACTTGATGTGGGTTGACCAAAAACTTGAGAGCCAAGAGCGTGAGCTCAAGATGTTGCTCGAACAGCAATTTAAACGTGATGAAGCTGAGCAAAGACGCAACCGACCAGCAGGCCGAAGTGATGGCGAGAATAAGCGTGGTCGCAAGCCAAATAAGACGAAGAACGATGTATCCCACATCACCAAAGAGATGTTGGACGAATATCGCGAGAAAACGTTCTTCGAATACCAAAAGGACATTCATGGCCATAAGCAAAACGATGAGATCAATGAAGTGCGCTTTTATCTTAAGTCGCGTCAAATTGGTCTTACGTTCTATTTTGCCTTTGAAGCGTTTGAAGATGCGGTGCTTACTGGCGACAACCAGGTGTTTATCTCTGCGTCGAAAAAGCAGTCTTACATCTTCAAGAACTACATTCGTAAGTTTGCACTAGAGATTGGTGACGTTGACCTAAAAGGTAAGGACGACATCGAGCTCAGCAACGGTGCGAACCTTGGTTTTATGTCCACTAACGTAGCGACCTCTCAAGGTTTTAACGGCCATATGTATTGGGATGAGGTGTTCTGGATCCCCGGTTTTGCGGATTTGGATAATTACGCTGGCGGTATGTCGATGCAGTCGCAGTTCCGTACCACTTACATTTCAACCCCTTCCACCATGGCTCATGAAGCCTACCCGAAATGGCAAGGTAAGAAAGAGCACGGCATTGATATTAGCCACAAGGCGCTAAAAGCCGGTGCTTTGGGTGTTGATTTTATCTTCCGTCAAATGATCACTGTGGATGATGCGATTAAGAAAGGCGCGACCTTCTTCAACATGGATAAGCTCAAGCGCAAATATCCAGTTAAAGAGATTTTCGATAATCTATTGCGTTGCAAGTTTTTGGACGACAGCGCTTCATTCTTCTCACTGAAAGCACTACTGGCGTGTAAGGCAGACAGTTCACTTTGGAAAGATGTGGACCACGAGAAAGCAAAGCCTGTGGGTAACGCAGAAGTTTTAGTCGGTTATGACCCAAGAGGTGGCGGTACGGGTGAAAGCTCGGATGATGCAGGCTTAGTGGTGGCGTTGAAGCCTAGACGTAAAGGCGGCGTGTTCCGATTTATTGAGCGAGTTCGCCTTAAAGGCTCCAGCTATGAGCAACAGGCTGACACCATTCGCGGCATTACTGAGAAATACAATGTGGTGTACATGGCGATGGACACCAGTGGCGTGGGCTCGGCTACTGCTGAGCTGGTTCGTAAGTTTTACCCAGCTCTGGTCGAGCTGGATTACTCACCCGAAGTGAAACGATTGATGGCCTATAAGTCGAGAGAAATCATTAACAGCGGCCGCTTACAGTTTGAAGCGGAATGGGATGATCTCGTTCACTCGTTCTTAATGATTCGCCAGCAAACCACCAAGGTGAGTAACCAAATTACCTTTGTTTCCAACCGCAGCAAAATTGGCTCTCATGCCGATTTAGCTTGGGCTTCGATGCATGTAATGCGTTGGGAGCCGATTGATATAAACAATGACACCAACACCAGTGTCGAGTTCTTCTAG
- a CDS encoding GPO family capsid scaffolding protein, with product MFQSELICILQAGATIDGRIIEQKIIDEIAETYNPDVYTARINADHYPWSNKYGSVLSVEKKEDKLFAVLKPNSMLLRMAEQGQLLHTSCEFYEKFADTGKAYLTGLALTDEPASLGTTQIQLSANSKDKACVPTSFQITPEQLSQSTEEETSMFHTFKRWLKGEGELEQLSQQQEEDDMSKELEELLKQSIEQGKENQQQLSQLNEQVEKINTNGQPPEQPAESEDSTGVTELKDQVETLSSQVENLTGQIEKFSKLTDEEQRKLAGEGNDEERYL from the coding sequence ATGTTCCAATCAGAGCTAATTTGTATTTTACAGGCAGGAGCAACCATTGATGGTCGAATCATTGAGCAAAAAATCATTGATGAGATTGCAGAAACTTACAACCCAGACGTTTATACAGCTCGAATTAATGCAGACCATTACCCATGGAGTAACAAGTACGGCTCTGTCCTCTCTGTCGAAAAGAAAGAAGACAAGCTATTCGCCGTACTGAAACCAAATTCAATGCTTTTGCGTATGGCTGAGCAAGGGCAGCTTTTACATACCTCATGTGAGTTCTATGAAAAGTTTGCAGATACAGGGAAAGCCTACCTGACCGGATTGGCTCTGACTGATGAGCCAGCATCGTTAGGTACGACGCAGATTCAACTGTCTGCCAACAGCAAAGATAAAGCGTGCGTCCCAACGAGCTTTCAAATCACTCCTGAACAATTATCGCAAAGCACCGAGGAAGAAACCTCGATGTTCCATACATTTAAACGCTGGCTTAAGGGCGAAGGTGAACTTGAGCAGCTCTCACAACAACAGGAAGAAGACGACATGAGTAAAGAACTTGAAGAGCTACTCAAGCAAAGCATTGAGCAAGGCAAAGAAAATCAACAACAACTCAGTCAGTTAAATGAGCAAGTTGAAAAGATCAACACCAATGGTCAGCCGCCCGAGCAACCCGCTGAATCTGAAGATAGTACGGGTGTCACCGAACTAAAAGACCAGGTAGAGACTCTGTCTTCACAGGTAGAAAACCTAACTGGCCAAATTGAAAAGTTCAGTAAGTTAACCGATGAAGAGCAGCGCAAGTTAGCCGGCGAAGGTAATGACGAAGAGCGCTACTTATAG
- a CDS encoding phage major capsid protein, P2 family, with protein sequence MQKQTKIKLSAYVKAVAAQNDVDDATEKFNVSPNGTQRIIAAIRESSWFLNKINIISVKNQKGESIGLGVTGMIASRTDTSGSGKRTPKDHSSMGAMPYMCEQTNFDTALRYAKLDAWAHHKNFNALISKTTREQIDANKITIGWYGVSVAKTTDASTNPNGEDVNKGWFQAMRDHNADRLITTGQKADGEIRIGEGGDFINLDLAVLETKNLLHDACENDSNLVAIIGSDLLAYDKAKFYEAHGNTPSEKGKIQELQVIGTYGGLPAVKVPGFPSTGIMVTSYDNLSIYIQEGSVRRSTGKKNDEKDQIENFESMNMAYVIEEVGKAAAIEFKNVKLWVNEAWH encoded by the coding sequence ATGCAAAAGCAGACCAAAATAAAACTCAGCGCCTACGTGAAAGCCGTGGCAGCGCAAAACGATGTAGATGATGCTACCGAGAAGTTTAACGTGAGCCCGAATGGTACTCAGCGCATTATCGCGGCTATCCGTGAAAGCAGTTGGTTCCTTAACAAAATCAACATCATCTCAGTGAAAAACCAAAAAGGCGAATCCATTGGTCTTGGTGTAACAGGCATGATTGCCAGTCGTACCGATACGTCGGGCTCAGGCAAACGTACACCGAAAGATCACTCAAGCATGGGGGCGATGCCTTACATGTGTGAGCAAACGAACTTTGATACCGCGCTTCGTTACGCAAAACTGGACGCGTGGGCGCACCATAAGAACTTCAATGCCTTGATAAGCAAAACAACCCGAGAGCAGATTGACGCCAATAAAATCACCATTGGTTGGTATGGCGTAAGCGTCGCTAAAACTACCGATGCTAGCACCAACCCGAACGGTGAGGACGTGAACAAAGGCTGGTTCCAAGCCATGCGTGACCATAACGCAGATCGCTTAATTACCACGGGGCAAAAAGCGGATGGTGAAATTCGTATCGGTGAAGGTGGTGACTTCATCAACCTAGACCTAGCCGTGCTTGAAACGAAAAACCTATTGCATGACGCGTGTGAAAATGATTCAAACCTTGTGGCCATCATCGGCTCTGACTTGCTGGCTTATGACAAAGCCAAGTTCTACGAAGCGCACGGCAATACGCCAAGCGAAAAAGGCAAGATTCAAGAGTTGCAAGTCATCGGTACTTATGGCGGTCTGCCTGCTGTGAAAGTACCTGGCTTCCCTTCGACGGGCATCATGGTGACCAGTTACGACAACTTATCCATCTACATTCAAGAAGGTTCAGTTCGCCGCTCTACAGGTAAGAAGAACGATGAAAAAGACCAAATTGAAAACTTTGAGTCGATGAATATGGCTTACGTGATCGAAGAAGTTGGTAAAGCCGCAGCCATTGAATTCAAAAACGTGAAGCTTTGGGTTAACGAGGCTTGGCATTAA
- a CDS encoding head completion/stabilization protein, with the protein MEFVGDKNERYESELPATDKYPVLKISEFQSLLHFQSNETEAGILHHAKMSRIKVHSELKDTLVPFASLTELSQERFGDDDSAKTLYKQAVFALTAAQLISMQMSGDATAEAADRQEALTSKKEECEVQSRQAIDMLIHAEETYCFERV; encoded by the coding sequence ATGGAATTTGTCGGTGATAAAAACGAGCGCTATGAATCTGAGTTACCAGCCACGGATAAATATCCAGTACTGAAGATTTCAGAGTTTCAGTCTCTGTTACATTTCCAAAGCAATGAAACAGAGGCAGGCATTCTGCATCACGCGAAGATGTCACGCATTAAAGTGCATTCTGAACTTAAAGACACTTTAGTGCCTTTCGCTAGTTTGACGGAGCTATCTCAAGAACGCTTTGGTGATGATGACTCAGCCAAAACACTTTACAAGCAGGCCGTATTCGCACTGACCGCCGCTCAACTGATTAGCATGCAAATGAGTGGTGACGCCACCGCTGAAGCGGCAGACAGACAAGAAGCGCTCACCAGTAAGAAAGAAGAGTGTGAAGTGCAGTCCCGCCAAGCCATAGATATGTTGATTCACGCAGAAGAAACCTACTGCTTTGAGAGGGTGTAA
- a CDS encoding phage tail protein, with protein MKALQSLTDLFKSHVTDAAKMDIWAEDGALFCGQGADVDGFEIEYTTIVFLQSAKLEPQVLFMHLVSWLNKCDPERAEKGLPMPTFALEPLDKGAFDLKLKIDIREEFNLQENEQGNWKQGDTRYECISGFEARADEDQLGELVYFVGHLDDLP; from the coding sequence ATGAAAGCGCTGCAAAGCTTAACTGACCTATTCAAAAGCCATGTAACAGATGCGGCCAAAATGGATATATGGGCGGAGGATGGCGCCTTATTTTGTGGTCAGGGTGCCGATGTCGATGGGTTTGAAATTGAATATACCACCATCGTTTTCTTGCAAAGCGCCAAGTTAGAGCCGCAAGTGTTGTTTATGCATTTAGTCAGCTGGCTCAATAAGTGCGACCCAGAGCGAGCGGAAAAAGGCTTACCCATGCCGACGTTCGCGCTAGAGCCTCTCGATAAAGGTGCGTTTGATCTCAAGTTGAAAATTGATATTCGTGAAGAGTTCAACCTTCAAGAAAACGAACAAGGCAATTGGAAGCAAGGTGATACCCGTTATGAATGTATCAGTGGATTCGAAGCGCGAGCCGATGAAGACCAACTCGGCGAATTGGTCTACTTTGTCGGCCACTTAGATGATTTGCCATGA
- a CDS encoding phage virion morphogenesis protein: MSELTLATPEQLTQVVESLVLTASDKFELNKRMANRARQFFRQQIRSQRDIDNNPYQSRTRRKATQLWDGTQAQNTVNNKNMLLGFGKALRTHVTDDSFEIGLKGVAGRIGQEHNQGAQVSFTTRVNGHYNSKTGQWTGGVKTKRNYQMPKRTFIGWTPALERELLAMAAEHFALEDAA; the protein is encoded by the coding sequence ATGAGTGAATTAACTCTCGCGACGCCTGAGCAACTGACTCAAGTTGTGGAAAGTTTGGTGCTGACGGCCAGTGATAAGTTTGAACTGAACAAACGGATGGCCAACCGCGCAAGACAATTCTTTCGTCAGCAAATTCGATCTCAGCGAGATATAGACAATAACCCGTACCAAAGCCGAACGCGGCGAAAGGCAACCCAACTATGGGATGGCACTCAAGCGCAGAACACCGTGAACAATAAAAACATGTTGCTGGGTTTTGGCAAGGCGTTAAGAACTCACGTTACAGACGATAGCTTTGAGATTGGCCTAAAAGGCGTCGCAGGTCGCATTGGCCAAGAGCACAACCAAGGCGCTCAAGTGTCATTTACGACACGTGTTAATGGTCACTACAACAGTAAAACAGGTCAATGGACAGGTGGCGTGAAAACCAAACGCAATTACCAAATGCCCAAACGAACCTTCATTGGTTGGACGCCTGCTCTAGAGCGAGAGTTACTCGCCATGGCAGCGGAACACTTTGCACTAGAGGATGCAGCGTAA
- a CDS encoding DUF2635 domain-containing protein, with product MDKQKVEKTALPTFKIKPAKTSLIVKDPTTRESLKAAGEDKPRNAYWLRRLAEKSIVVIDKTAKPTAKKETK from the coding sequence ATGGATAAACAAAAAGTAGAGAAAACGGCGCTACCCACTTTCAAGATTAAGCCAGCGAAAACAAGTTTGATCGTGAAAGACCCAACAACCCGAGAGTCACTGAAAGCGGCAGGTGAAGATAAACCTCGTAACGCTTACTGGCTACGTCGACTCGCTGAAAAAAGTATCGTGGTCATCGATAAAACAGCCAAGCCCACAGCCAAGAAGGAAACTAAATAA